The following are encoded together in the Thunnus maccoyii chromosome 18, fThuMac1.1, whole genome shotgun sequence genome:
- the kpnb1 gene encoding importin subunit beta-1, which translates to MELITILEKTVSPDRNELEAAQKFLEQAAIENLPTFLVELSKVLANPGNTQVARVAAGLQVKNSLTSKDPDVKTQYQQRWLAIDANARREIKNYVLQTLGTETYRPSSASQCVAGIACAEIPVNQWPELIPQLVANVTDPSSTEHMKESTLEAIGYICQDIDPEQLQENANQILTAIIQGMRKEEPSNNVKLAATNALLNSLEFTKANFDKETERHFIMQVVCEATQCPDTRVRVAALQNLVKIMSLYYQYMETYMGPALFAITIEAMKSDIDEVALQGIEFWSNVCDEEMDLAIEASEASEQGRPPEHTSKFYAKGALQYLVPILTQTLTKQDENDDDDDWNPCKAAGVCLMLLATCCEDDVVPHVLPFIKEHIKHPDWRYRDASVMAFGSILEGPELNQLKPLVIQAMPTLIELMKDPSVVVRDTTAWTVGRICELLPEAAINEMYLAPLLQCLIEGLGAEPRVASNVCWAFSSLAEAAYEATDAAEDQEEPSTYCLSSSFEIIVQKLLETTDRPDGHQNNLRSAAYEALMEIVKNSAKDCYPAVQKTTLVIMERLQQVLQMESHIQSTSDRIQFNDLQSLLCATLQNVLRKVQHQDALQISDVVMASLLRMFQSTAGSGGVQEDALMAVSTLVEVLGSDFQKYMDAFKPFLAIGLKNYAEYQVCLAAVGLVCDLCRALMSNILPYCDEIMQLLLENLGNENVHRSVKPQILSAFGDIALAIGGEFKKYLDIVLDTLQQASQAQVDKTDYDMVDYLNELREGCLEAYTGIIQGLKGDQENVHPDVMLVQPRVEFILSFIHHIAEDEDHSDGVVANAAGLIGDLCTAFGKDVMKLVEVRPLINDLLTEGRRSKTTKTKTLATWATKELRKLKSQA; encoded by the exons ATCGGAATGAACTGGAGGCGGCTCAGAAGTTTCTGGAGCAGGCTGCCATAGAGAACCTG cccACATTCCTGGTGGAGTTGTCCAAAGTGTTGGCGAACCCAGGAAACACTCAGGTGGCTCGTGTGGCCGCCGGCCTGCAGGTGAAGAACTCTCTGACCTCCAAAGACCCCGACGTCAAGACGCAGTACCAGCAGAGATGGCTGGCCATCGACGCCAACGCTCGCCGCGAGATCAAAAACTAC gtTTTACAGACTCTGGGCACGGAGACGTATCGACCCAGCTCGGCGTCGCAGTGCGTCGCTGGGATCGCCTGCGCGGAGATTCCCGTCAACCAGTGGCCCGAGCTGATCCCCCAGCTGGTGGCCAACGTCACCGACCCCTCCAGCACCGAACACATGAAGGAGTCCACGCTGGAGGCCATCGGATACATCTGCCAGGACATC GATCCGGAGCAGCTGCAGGAAAACGCCAACCAGATCCTGACGGCCATCATCCAGGGCATGAGGAAGGAGGAGCCCAGCAACAACGTCAAACTGGCGGCGACCAACGCCCTCCTCAACTCACTGGAGTTCACCAAAGCCAACTTCGACAAGGAG ACGGAGAGACACTTCATCATGCAGGTGGTGTGTGAAGCTACACAGTGTCCCGACACCAGA gtgcgGGTCGCAGCCTTACAGAACCTGGTGAAGATCATGTCTCTGTACTATCAGTACATGGAGACCTACATGGGTCCGGCTCTGTTCGCG aTCACCATCGAGGCGATGAAGAGCGACATCGACGAGGTGGCCTTACAGGGCATCGAGTTCTGGTCCAACGTGTGTGACGAGGAGATGGACCTGGCCATCGAGGCCTCGGAG GCCTCGGAGCAGGGACGGCCCCCCGAGCACACCAGCAAATTCTACGCCAAAGGGGCCCTGCAGTACCTGGTCCCCATCCTGACGCAGACCCTCACCAAACAG GACGAGAACGATGACGATGACGACTGGAACCCCTGCAAGGCGGCGGGCGTGTGTCTGATGCTGCTGGCGACGTGCTGCGAGGACGACGTGGTTCCTCACGTTCTGCCTTTCATCAAAGAACACATCAAACACCCCGACTGGCGTTACCGCGACGCCTCCGTCATGGCCTTCGGCTCCATCCTGGAAGGACCTGAACTCAACCAGCTCAAACCGCTCGTCATACAG GCGATGCCCACCCTGATCGAGCTGATGAAGGACCCCAGCGTGGTGGTGAGGGACACCACGGCGTGGACGGTGGGCAGGATCTGCGAGCTGCTGCCTGAAGCCGCCATCAACGAGATGTACTTGGCCCccctgctgcagtgtctgatcGAAGGTCTGGGGGCCGAACCCAGAGTGGCCTCCAACGTCTGCTGG GCCTTCTCGTCTCTGGCTGAGGCGGCCTACGAGGCCACGGACGCTGCAGAGGACCAGGAGGAGCCCAGCACCTACTGCCTGTCCTCCTCCTTCGAAATCATCGTCCAGAAACTCCTGGAGACCACAGACAG ACCTGACGGACACCAGAACAACCTGCGCTCTGCTGCCTACGAGGCTCTGATGGAGATCGTGAAGAACAGCGCCAAAGACTGTTACCCTGCAGTCCAGAAAACCACACTGGTCATCATGGAGAGACTGCAGCAGGTCCTGCAGATGGAG TCCCACATCCAGAGCACCTCAGACAGAATCCAGTTCAACGACCTGCAGTCGCTGCTGTGCGCCACtctacag aacGTTCTGCGTAAAGTTCAGCACCAGGACGCCCTGCAGATCTCCGACGTGGTGATGGCCTCGCTGCTGAGGATGTTCCAGAGCACGGCCGGCTCCGGAGGCGTGCAGGAGGACGCTCTGATGGCCGTCTCTACACTGGTGGAAG TTCTGGGCAGCGACTTCCAGAAATACATGGATGCCTTCAAGCCTTTCCTGGCTATCGGACTGAAGAACTACGCTGAGTATCAG gtCTGTCTGGCGGCGGTGGGTCTGGTGTGCGACCTGTGCAGAGCTCTGATGTCCAACATCCTGCCTTACTGTGACGAGAtcatgcagctgctgctggagaacCTCGGG aacGAGAACGTCCATCGGTCGGTGAAGCCTCAGATCCTGTCGGCGTTCGGTGACATCGCTCTGGCCATCGGAGGAGAGTTTAAGAAATATCTGGACATCGTCCTGGATACGCTGCAGCAGGCGTCGCAGGCGCAGGTCGACAAG acggACTACGACATGGTGGACTACCTGAACGAGCTGAGGGAGGGCTGTCTGGAGGCGTACACCGGGATCATCCAGGGCCTGAAGGGAGACCAGGAGAACGTCCACC cTGATGTGATGCTGGTGCAGCCTCGGGTGGAGTTCATCCTCTCCTTCATCCATCACATAGCGGAGGATGAAGATCACTCTGACGGAGTCGTGGCCAACGCTGCTGGACTCATCGG agacCTGTGCACGGCCTTCGGTAAAGACGTGATGAAGCTGGTGGAGGTTCGTCCGCTCATCAACGACCTGCTGACGGAGGGACGACGCTCCAAAACCACCAAGACCAAGACGCTGGCTACCTGGGCCACCAAGGAGCTCCGCAAGCTGAAGAGCCAGGCCtg A
- the LOC121884731 gene encoding uncharacterized transmembrane protein DDB_G0289901-like codes for MDVCSSDRGSGRGLVHLQPSFSHVLHACSSPHLAWNSDGLSEVTSLSADRRNSGGFSEVTSLSADRRNSDGFSEVTLLYADRRNSGGFSEVTSLSADRRNSGGLSEVTSLSADRRNSGGFSEVTSLSADRRNSGGFSEVTLLSADRRNSSGFSEVTLLYADRRNSGGFSEVTSLSADRRNSGGFSEVTLLSADRKNSGGFSEVTSLSADRRNSGGFSEVTLLYADRRNSGGFSEVRSLSADRRNSGGFSEVTSLSADRRNSGGFSEVTSLSADRRNSGGFSEVTSLSADRRNSGGFSEVTSLSADRKNSGGFSEVTSLSADRRNRGGFSEVTSLSADRRNSSGLSEVTLLYADRRNSGGFSEVTSLSADRRNSGGFSEVTSLSADRRNSGGFSEVTSLSADRRNSGGFSEVTSLSADRRNSGGFSEVTSLSADRRNSGGFSEVTSLSADRRNSGGVVQVIECEISLS; via the exons ATGGAT GTATGTAGTAGCGACCGAGGGAGTGGGCGGGGCTTGGTCCATCTGCAGCCCTCTTTCTCTCACGTGCTGCATGCATGCTCATCTCCTCACCTAGCCTGGAACAGCGACGGTTTGTCTGAGGTAACGTCACTAAGCGCCGACCGCAGGAACAGCGGCGGTTTCTCTGAGGTAACGTCACTAAGCGCCGACCGCAGGAACAGCGACGGtttctctgaggtaacgttactgtaCGCCGACCGCAGGAACAGCGGCGGTTTCTCTGAGGTAACGTCACTAAGCGCCGACCGCAGGAACAGCGGCGGTTTGTCTGAGGTAACGTCACTAAGCGCCGACCGCAGGAACAGCGGCGGtttctctgag GTAACGTCACTAAGCGCCGACCGCAGGAACAGCGGCGGtttctctgaggtaacgttactaAGCGCCGACCGCAGGAACAGCAGCGGtttctctgaggtaacgttactgtaCGCCGACCGCAGGAACAGCGGCGGTTTCTCTGAGGTAACGTCACTAAGCGCCGACCGCAGGAACAGCGGCGGtttctctgaggtaacgttactaAGCGCTGACCGCAAGAACAGCGGCGGTTTCTCTGAGGTAACGTCACTAAGCGCCGACCGCAGGAACAGCGGCGGtttctctgaggtaacgttactgtaCGCCGACCGCAGGAACAGCGGCGGTTTCTCTGAGGTAAGGTCACTAAGCGCTGACCGCAGGAACAGCGGCGGTTTCTCTGAGGTAACGTCACTAAGCGCTGACCGCAGGAACAGCGGCGGTTTCTCTGAGGTAACGTCACTAAGCGCTGACCGCAGGAACAGCGGCGGTTTCTCTGAGGTAACGTCACTAAGCGCTGACCGCAGGAACAGCGGCGGTTTCTCTGAGGTAACGTCACTAAGCGCTGACCGCAAGAACAGCGGCGGTTTCTCTGAGGTAACGTCACTAAGCGCCGACCGCAGGAACAGGGGCGGTTTCTCTGAGGTAACGTCACTAAGCGCCGACCGCAGGAACAGCAGCGGTTTgtctgaggtaacgttactgtaCGCCGACCGCAGGAACAGCGGCGGTTTCTCTGAGGTAACGTCACTAAGCGCCGACCGCAGGAACAGCGGCGGTTTCTCTGAGGTAACGTCACTAAGCGCCGACCGCAGGAACAGCGGCGGTTTCTCTGAGGTAACGTCACTAAGCGCCGACCGCAGGAACAGCGGCGGTTTCTCTGAGGTAACGTCACTAAGCGCCGACCGCAGGAACAGCGGCGGTTTCTCTGAGGTAACGTCACTAAGCGCCGACCGCAGGAACAGCGGCGGTTTCTCTGAGGTAACGTCACTAAGCGCCGACCGCAGGAACAGCGGTGGTGTTGTGCAAGTTATTGAATGTGAAATATCGCTATCATGA